TCGTTTCACGATCGCCCCCGGTGTCTCGGCTGCTTTCGGCTTACCGCCGCCCCCACGACCAACACCGGGCAGCCCGCTCTTCTGATGACGCCTTCGGCGACGCTGCCGAGCATCAACCGGGAGAGCCCGCGGCGCCCCGCCGTGCCCACGATGACCACGTCCGCTTCCCAGCGCGCAGCCTCTCCCAAGATCGTCTCGACGGGGAGCCCGGCGAGGCAGCGGCCCTCGACCGGCAGACCCTGGGCTTGAAGCATCGAGAGCCATCGGTTCAGTTCCTGCCGCCGTCGATCCTGCGACAAGACGTTTGTTCCCTTCTTCATGGCGAACGTCTGGTTCATGCCGCGCCGCTTCGCCCCCGGCCCGAAGGCGTGGACGAGCAACAGCGAGGCATCGAGCCGTTTGGCCAATCCCGCCGCATGACGCAACACGACCGGAGTCGAGCCGGAGAGATCGGTTCCGACCAAAAACTTGCGCAGCCGCACCCGGGCGGGATGCCGAAACGCATCCCCCGACACCATGGCGTGAACGGTGAGCACGGGGCAAGGCGCCTCCCGCACGACCGCTTCCGCCGTGCTGCCGAGTTGCAGCCGGTCCCACCCGACTTTCCCATGCGTGCCGAGGGCGATCAGCTCGGGCCGCATTTTCTCCGCCGCGTCCAGGATACAGGCCCAGGGAATGCCGCACAGGAGCCTGGTCTCCGTCTTGACGCCTGCATGCTGCGCGGCGCGGGCCAGACGGCCCAGTTCCAACATGGCTGCGGTCTTGATCGGCCCCAGGTACCGGCTGCCCAACCCGGATCCATGGGGCCCCGCGGCCACAGCCTTCATGACGTGGAGGATCACGAGCTTAGCATGAAACCGCGCGGCCAGTGAAACCGCGTGCGCGAAGGCCTTTCTCGCGGGCGCCTGAAAATCCGTGGCGAGGAGAATCGTCCTCGGCGCATGGTCGGGTCGAGCAGTCATGCTCTCTTATATCCCGAACGGCCCGGCGAAGGCGAAGATTCTGCAAGGGAGTTCGTGCTGGTCCGGAAAGGACGGTTCGTCACCGGCTCATTCAAGAACGGCGCGCAGCCATTCGCCGAGATAGTGGGTCGCGGCCACCACGAGGAGGGCGATCGCGCCATGTTCGGCGATGACTTTCCAAGGGACGATCTTCTGGGCTTTGGCCAGGCCATAGCTTAACAGCGTCAGCAGGCCCAATCCCCACACGACGCTCGCGACCACCGCCTGGTCCAGCGGCAGGAGGATCACCGGCAGGACGAAGCTCATCGCGATCACGAACTTCGCCGCAAAGGTCGCGATGGTGGCTTCCCAGATCTCCAACTCGCTCCCGTTGTTCTTGGATTCCTCGGCGAGATGGATGCCCATGGCGTCGGACAGGGCGTCTGCCACCGCGATCGTGACGATGCCGCCGATGACCGCCACGCGGGAGTGAGTCCCGGCATTCAGTCCGACCAGAAGGCCAAGCGTCGTGATGACCCCGGAGGTGAGGCCGAAACTGAGGCCCGTCTTGACCGATTGGCGCATGTCAACAGGCACCGGCCGGGCGAGCGTTGACGCAGCCGGCGGCCCAGTCGCCCAGGTCCTTCAACAAGATTTGCAGGGCCCGGTTTGCCGCCACCGCTCCGCCGTAGGCATCGTCGGTCGGCGCCGGCTCGCTCATCTCGAAGCGCCGGATCCCGACCACCTGATAGGAAGGCATCGCGATCAGTTGGGCGCGCAGGCTCACCAGGACCCGACTCGGGCGTTGCAGAAATTCCTGCACGAGCACGACCTGGTCCAGGTCGAGGCGGACATCGCCGCGCACGGACGTCGGCATCGCCATCACTGCCCGCCAGACGCCGGTCCGTTCGAGCGTCCGGACCAGCAGGGGCTGGAGCATCCGCGACGGCGCCTCGGCCCATTGATGGGCGGCGTAATAGCCGATTTCATAGGGACGCTGAACGTAGGCCATGTTCGGCGATTCGAACCCCGGTTGCGCCTGCGGCACGTTCACGACCAGGAGGCCGGCGCCGGGCTTGGCCGGCGGCGCGTCGGCTCCGTTCGATTGGGCGTCCAGCGTCAACACGAACGTGCGGACGGTTTCGCGGGTCTCGCGCGGGACCGAGAAGCACCCGGCCAGCACGCAACAGAGGCCGCCGGCCGCGAGCATGCGCGCCGCCAACCTCGACGCCCTCCATCCTTTCATCCCAGTCCCCGCCATCCTGTCTTCACTCTCCTGGCCCGCGCGGGCCCCGCCCCTTGCCGAACACGAGCGAGCTGGGTTCCCGCTCCAGTTGCCTGGCCACCTGCTGCAAGGTCGCGGTGAGCTGCCGCATCTCCGTGACGAGCTGGCCGGTCTCGACCAGCGTCTGCCTGGTGAACTGTTGCAGCTCCGGCTGGCTGTCCCGCACGACCGCCCCGACGGCCCGGCTCGTCTGCGCCAGTTCCTCCGTCATCGTTTGCAGCGCCGCCGCGCTCTTGTTGATGCGCTCGACCAACGACGGGATCTGCTTGTTGAGGGATTCGGTCATGGAGGCCAGGTTCTCCGCCGCCTGGGCGGCGCCCACGACCCCTCGGTCCAGCCGGTCGCTCCGGGCCGCGAGCGTATGGGTCATCTCCGCCAGATCCTTGAGCATCTGCTTGAGCACAGCGCGATTTTCGTCGTCCACCACCCGCGCCGCGTTCTGGCTCAACGTGGTGAGGCTCGTAACCAGTTGCGAGAGCCCCTGCTCGGACAGGAGCCGGGAAAGCGCCATGTCGAGCCGGCCGAACAGCGAGGGCGCGCTCTTGATCACCGGGTATTCCTGCTGGCCCTCCACGGTCAAGGGCGGGGCGTCTCGGCTTCCGCCGTTCAGGTTCAACGTCACCAAGCCGGTCAGGCCCTGCGTGACCAGGATGGCCACCGTGTCGGTCTTGACCGGCGTGCCGCTGACAAGGTCGAGGGTGATCCGCACCTCTTCCGGATTGTCCGGATTCAACACGATCTCCTTGACCCGCCCCACTTCCACTCCGCGATAGCGGACGATCGAATTCTCGCTCAGCCCCGACACGGACTCGTGCGTATAGACGTAATAGCGGTCGTACTGGCCTCGATAGTCCGACTTGCCCAGCCACAGCACGCCCGCCAGCGTGGCCACGCCGAGGGCGGCGATGAAGGACCCGACGACTATGTATTTGACTCGGGGTTCCATGCGTGTTTGGCGGCCGCTCCGCGTCCTCGAGGCCCATGAAAATACTGTTTGACGCCCGGCTCCTCGGATCGAGACAGCTCGGCCATCGTGCCGATGCCCAGCACGCGGCCGTCGCCGATGACCGCGACCCGGTCGGCGACCCGCCAGAGCAGGTCCAGATCGTGCGTGACCATGACCACCGTCAGGCCGAGCAGCGACTTCAAATTCAGGATCAGCTCGTCGATGCCGGCCGAGCTCATCGGATCGAGGCCGGAAGTCGGCTCGTCGAGAAACAGCAGCTCCGGGTCCATGGCGATCGCGCGGGCCAGGGCCCCGCGTTTGCGCATGCCGCCGCTCAGCTCGGCCGGATACTTCGGTCCGCTGTCCATCGGCAACCCGACCGCGGCGAGCTTCACGGCCACGATGTCGCGGATCAGCCGCTCGCTGAGCGACGTGAATTCCCGCAGCGGCACCGCCACATTGTCTTCGAGCGTCAGCGAGCTGAACAGGGCGCCCTGTTGAAACATGACCCCGAACCGTTGGTACAGGGCGGGGGCGCGGCCGGCCCGGTAGGTCGCGCTGTCCAGACCGAACAGCCGCACGGTTCCCGAGGTGGGCCGGTGCAGGCCGATGATCTCCCGCATCAGCACCGATTTCCCGCAGCCGCTGCCGCCGGCGATGGCAAAGATCTCCCCCGGCCTGACCGAGAGGCTCACGTCCCGGTGCACGACCGCGGTCCCGAACCTGGTGCTCACATGGCTCACCTCGATGATCGGACTCGCCGCAACGGCCGCCGAACTGTCAGCCTGGATCATGGTTCCAACCCCGCCCCGATGACTTACACATTCCACCAATTGAACAGGATGCTGCAAAAGGCGTCGAACACGATCACCAGGAAGATGCTCTGAACCACGCTCATCGTCGTGCGCCGGCCGACCTGGTCCACCCCGCCTTGAATCTGAAACCCCTGGTAGCAGCCCACCAGCGCGATGATCAGCGCGAAGAACGGCGCCTTGCCGATCCCGATCAGAAAATGCCGCAGCGCGACCGCTTCCTCGAACCGCGAGATGAATTCCGTAAAGCTGACGTTCAGCTCGCTCAGCGCGATCAGCATGCCCCCGAACACCCCGAGTGCGTCGGCATAGACCGTGAGCAGGGGCATCGCGATGATCAGGGCCAGCACGCGCGGCATCACAAGCAGGTCGATCGGCGACAATCCGAGCGTGCGGATCGCATCCAGCTCCTCCGTCACCCTCATCGTCCCGATCTCGGCGGCATAGGCCGAGCCGGACCGACCGGCCAGGAGAATCGCCACGATGATCGGCGCGATCTCGCGCAACAGCGAAATCCCGACCAGGTCCACGACGAAGATGTTCGCGCCGAACTGGCGCAGTTGCTCCGCCCCCTGATAGGCGATGACGACGCCCATCAGGAACGTCAGCAGCCCCGTGATCGGCAACGCATTGACCCCGTCCAGCTCCACGTTCCGGAAGACGGTCCGCCACCGGATGTGGCCAGGCGCCAAGGCCAGGCGTCCGCCGGCGCTCGCGCTTTCGCCGAGAAAAGCGAGGGCCTGCACGAGATTGAGGCCGGCCGTCCAGGCGCCCGCGCCCAGCCGTTCCAACGGACCCAAGCGGGCCGCCGGGAGTTCCTTGGTCACGGCCCAGGTCTGTCCGACCCGTTCGAGGAGCCGGCCGAATTCTTTGCGGACCCCCTGGACCGTGACGGCGTATCCCCGCCGTTGCAACTCGGCCATGGTCCGGTACATCAGGACCGCGCCGCCGGCATCCATCGCGGTCATGCCGCTGGTGTCCCACTTCAAATGCTTGACCGGAGGCCAGACACAGGCCTCGACGGCCGGTTCCAGATCGGCCAGTTGAGCGACCGTCCAGGCTCCGTCGCAATGGACGACCCCGTCCTGATCCACCCTGATCATCGGCGCCGCGTGCTGGTTCATCGACAGACCTTCCGTCGTGAGCCCAAGCCTACGCCGAAACGAGGGGCCGGAGCCAGTCATTTATGGTTAGCCAAATGGACGTACCGCTTCAGCGACTCACCGGCGCCGATCCGATCAGAACGCCAGATAGAGCCCCACGCCGAATGTTTCAATCTTTTGATTGAAGAATTGCCCGTAGGGATTGAAGCCCCGATAATAGTTGAACAACAGGCGAAACCGGCGCGTCCCCGTCTCCCGCGACCATTCGATGCCGGCGACGGCGTTGGTGTTGACGTTCCAGGCCAGTTCCTCGAACGATTTGAAGTCCGCTCCCAACACCGGCGTCACCCGCAGCGCCCCGACGGTTTCGCCAAACAGCAGCGAGCGCATGGTGGGACCGCGGAGTTCAACGCCCCACTGTGCCTTGCCCCGTTCCAGATCCGGAGTCCGGTGCAGGAGATAGCCGCCGCCCGCATAGATCCGCCCCCAGCCGCCCGGCGCGTCGAGCGACAACAGCGCTTCGGCCTCTTCAAAACTCAGGTTCACCCGGTTGAGTCCCGGATTGCCGAGGAGAAACTCGTCACCGAGATGGCTGCTCTGATGGTACAAGCGCGCGCGCAGCGAGACCAGCCCGCTCCGCCAGCTCACCGGAATGCCGACCACGAAGTCGGTATTGAGCAGATCCGAGGACGGCGCATCCAGATTGAACTGCGAAAAGACCCCGGCCAAAATCCCGACTTGCCAGCCGTTGCAGCCCCGGCGCTTCGAATACAACCCAAAATTTTCCCCGAACCCGACCGATCCGATGTTGGCCGAGGTATTGGCCTGTCTCACGCGAACCGCCTGGTAGGTCGCGAAGAATTGCGGCTGTTTGGGGTCGGCGAACAGGGGCCGGAATACATCGTCGCTCGGGAAGGGCACCCCTTTGGAGCGGGCTTCCGTTGCCTCGTCGCCGGCGGCCCCCGATTCGTAGCGGCAATCGACGGCAGGTCTCTCTTCCTTGTCCCCGCTCCCATCGGGCCCCGGGCCGGCGGCCAGGACTAGGCCGGACCAACAGACCACTGTGACTGCCGCAACCGTGGTCCAGAGCCATCGTCGGGCGCCCGATCCTGTAGCGGCCATGTCCGCCTATCCCCCGTTCATGCAAACTGTTTCCGGAACCGCCACGTCCCAATTCCGAACAATGTGCCGCCAAGCGCCGTCATGGCCAGCACCGGCTGCCACAGAATCTGCAGGCCTGCGCCCTTCAGCAGAATGCCGTGGGTGATTTCGATGAAGTACCGGAGCGGCGACAGGGCCATCAGATTGCGCACCCAGGCGGGCATCGCCTCCAAGGGCGTCGTGATCCCCGACAGGAGCAGCATCGGAGCGACGACCAAGAGCGTCATCATCCCCACCTGCGCCTGGTTGCGCGTGACCGTCGCCGCGAACAACCCCATGCCGGCCGTGCTGAACACGAACAGCACCGTGAGCGCAAAGAACAGCGGCACGCTGCCTTTGACCGGCACCCCGAACACCGGTCGCATGACGCCGAACAGCGCCACCGCCACCGCGCAGAGGATCACCGCTGTCATCGCGAGCACCTTCGACAGCATGATCTGCATCGGGGTGAGCGGCGAGACCATCAACTGTTCCACCGTGCCGCGCTCTTTCTCGCGCACCAGCGCCGCCGCCGGCAGCAGCATTGCGAAGATCGTAATCATGCGGAGCAGGTGGGAGATGGATTCGAACCAGGTTTCATTCTGGTCCTGGTTGTACCAGACGCGATGGTCGCTCGCGATGACCGGGAGGTTCGGCTCGGAGCCGTCCGGCGCGCCAATGCGCGCCAGCGCCGCCTCCTGGCCGTACTGCCCGACGATGCGAGCCGCGTACCCGGCGGCCGAGAGCCCCTGCGGCGAATTGGTCGTATCCACCAACAGTTGCAGGGCGACGGGCTCTCCGGCCAGCAGGGATTCCTGAAACCGGGCGGGGATGTCCAGCAGGACCATCGACCGGCCCCGGTCGAGCCGCTGGAATCCTTCGTCCGGATTGGCAATCTCGCCGTCGAACCGGAAATAGGGGGCATGAAACCGATGGATGAGTTCCCGCGAGGACAGGCTGTGATCCGCGTCGAAGACCAGCAGGCCGGCGTTCCGCAACTGGGTCTGGATGCCGCTCCCCGTGATGTACACGGAGAGGGTGAACGAATAGAGGAGAAACCCCATGAGCGGAATGTCGCGGAACAACTGCCACAGTTCCTTGCGCGTCATCACGGCCAGCCGCCGCCACCACAGTGCGGCGCGCCGGACGGGAATGGCGCCCGGGCCGCTCATGACCTGGGCCTCTTGCTGAACAGTCGATAGCCGACGATGCCCAGCACCGCCGCATAGAGCGCCAGCGCGAGGACGTCCGTCCACAACACGGCCGGCCCCACATCCTTGAGGAAGGTGCCGCGGACGATGTTCGTGTGGTACATGCCGGGAAACAGATGGGCTTGAAATTGCGCCGCCCGGCTTAAGGAGGAGACCGGCACGACCAGACCGGAAAACAGGATGGTGGGCACCGTGCTCACCACCACGGTGATGATCAAGGCGGCCTGCTGCGTCCGGACCAGCAGCGAGATGACGAGCCCGATGCCGGTGCTGGCCAGCACGAACACGAACGAGGACGCGAAGAACAAGAGCGGGTTGCCTTTGAACGGGACCGCGAAGAGGAGCACGGCCATGAGCCACAAGACCACGACGTTGATGAGGGAGATGGCGACGTAGGGCAGCAACTTGCCGGCCAGAAACTCGAGCCGGCTCACCGTGGCGCTGTAGATGTTGTAAATGGACCCGGTTTCTTTCTCCCGCACCACGCCGAGCGCGGTGAGGAGCGGCGACGACACCATGAGCGACAACATGACGAGCGCCGGGACCGTGGACCAGGTGCTCCGCACCTCTTCATTGTAGAGGTAGCGCACCTCCAGCGTGACCGGCCTGGCGAGTTCCCGAGCCTTCGCGCGGGTGAGGCCCCGGTTCCGCGACAGATGATCCGCAAGGAGTTCTTCGTTGAGCGCGCCGTTGATCGCGACGACGTACCCCTTGGTAATATCCGTCCGCAGAGGAAACGTGCCGTCCAGCAGCGTCTGGACGCTCACCGGTAGTCCCGACCGCAACCGCTCCTGGAACTTCTCCGGCACGATGATGACCGCCCGAGCCTTGCCGCTCAGCAACCAGGCATCGGCCTCGGCCTCGCCCGCGAGGGAGCCTCGATAGCTGAAATACCGCGACTGGATGAACCGGTACAGGTAATCCCGGCTCAACTCGCTCTGATCCCGGTCGACGGCCACGAACGGAATCTGCTCCACGTCCAACACCAGACCGTAGCCGAACACGACCATCCAGAGCGCCGGCATCAGGAACGCGAGCAACAGGAACATCCGATCACGGGTGGTCTCCCGCCATTCTTTGGAGGCCACCGCCGCCACGCGCCGGAACGTCATGCCGCCGCCTCCTTGGCCGTCCGCCGCTCCTGCCGCTCGAGCGACATCACGCGATAGACAAACACGTCTTCCAGGCTCAGCGGCAACTGGGTCACCGCATCGACCCGAATGCGTTCCGCCTCCAACATCCTCCGAATCCTCGACTCTTCGCGGGCCGGATCGGAGGCCAACAGGTGAATGTTCGTCCCGAACAGCGCCGCACCGGCATATCCGGCCTGTTCCAGCCGCTTGAGCGCCGGGGAGGGTTGGTCCGTCCGGATCTCCAGGAGCCGGCCCGCCTCCTCTTCTACCCGACTTTTCATGTCGGCGGGCGCCCCCTCGGCGACCACGCGGCCAGCATACATCAGGGCCAGGTGATCGCAATGTTCCGCTTCGCTCATATAGTGGGTCGTGATCAGGATTGCGACGCCATCCTCGCGGGACAGTCGAGACAGGATGTCCCAGAAGCGGCGCCGGCCGATCGGGTCCACCCCGGAGGTCGGCTCATCGAGAAACAGCACGCGCGGCCGATGGACCAGCGCGCAGCCCAATGCCAAACGCTGCCGCACGCCCATGGGAAGCCGGCCCGTCAGATCCGTTTCGTAACCCTTGAGGCCCGCCATCGCCAAAATCCACTCCAACCGTTCACGGGTTTCCCGCCCGCTCAATCCATAGATCCCGGCAAAGAGCCGGATGTTCTCCACCACGGTCAAATCCAGATACAGGGAAAAGGCCTGGGACATATAGCCGATCCGCTCCTTGATCGTCCCGGCGGCGCCGCGCATGTCGGCGCCGGCCACCCACCCCTCACCCTCCGACGGCGGGAGAATGCCGGTCAGCATCTTGATGACGGTGGTTTTGCCCGCTCCATTGGCTCCCAAGAGGCCGAAGATCTCCCCCTGTTTCACGCGGAAGCCGACGCGATCCACCGCCCGAAACGCCCCGAAGTCCCGGCTCAAGTCCTTCGCTTCGATGGCCACCCCCTCGTGCGTGTTTCGCTCGGACGCCGGAGGTGTCCATTCCGCAGCCGCCGCTTGGCCGGTTTGCCCCGATTGCCGGAGCAACAGGGCGACAAAGACGTCCTCGAGTTCGGAGGCCTCCGTGCGGATGTGCGGGGCGGGGAATTCGCCGAGCACCGCTTGGACGCGCCGCACGGCCGTCGCCGGATCAGGGTCCTGCAGAAAGACATGTATCGCCGGACCGAGCGCTTCCGCCTGCGGAAACTCCCGCTTCAACCGCTCCAATGCCTCCAGTTGCAGGGTCGCTTGGAGCACGACCTTGACGCCCGGAACCATCGCGAGAATGTCCGCGGGCCTGCCGACGGTCAAGGTGACGCCCTGCGAAAGAAACGACAATCGGTGAAAGCGGGCCGCTTCATCCATGTAGGCGGTCGAAACCAGCGCCGTCATGCCGCGTTCCTGAAGAAGCTCGGCGAGGATGATCCAGAAGTCGCGTCGCGAGACGGGATCGACGCCGGTCGTCGGCTCGTCAAGGATGGCCAGCTCCGGCTCATGAATCAGCGTGCAGATCAACCCGAGCTTCTGCTTCATCCCGCCCGAAAGCTGCTTCATCGGCCTGTCGCGGAAACGATCGAGTCGGGTCATCGCCAGCAGCCGAGCCTTGCGCTCGCGAAGTTCGGCCTCCGGGACTAATCGCAGGCGGGCGAAGAAGTCGATGTTCTCCTCGACGGAAAGTTCCGGGTAGAGGTTCAGCCCCAGGCCCTGAGGAAGGAACCCGATCCGCTGTTTCACCTGTTCGGCGGCCCGTTCCGAATCCACCCGTATTCCAAACACCTCGACTTCACCGGCCTCGTACGACAGGACCCCGGCGATCGCCTTCATCAGGCTGCTCTTGCCGGAGCCATCAGGCCCGATGAGGCCGTAGATCTCTCCACGCCGGACTTCGAGATCCACGCCCTGCACGGCGACGTGCCTCTTGTAGCGCTTGACGAAGCCGGAGACGCGCACAATCGTTTGATCGTCAGCCATTGGCGGGTTTGTCATTCGTCAGACGTCATTCGTCAACCGAAAAGACACCAACCATACTCGCACGGAAAAGCTCGTCAATCGGCAAGCGTCATTCGTCAATCGGAAAACACGAATGACGGTTGATGTTTCCCTCGCGATTGACGATTGACGTTTAACGTTATTTTGGCCTCGTCCAGGCCACCTCGTCCTTCCACCGAATGATCGCGTCCGCCGGGAGGCCCGGCGTCAACCGGTGATCGGGGTTGGCCGCCAGATAGAGCTTGACCGCATAGATCAGCTTCACCCGCTCGTCGGGCGTCTGGACTTCCTTGGGCGTGAACTCGGCCTTCGAGGCAATGTAGCGGACCGTGGCGTCGAACGGCTGCTCGGGAAAGGCGTCCGTATAGATCCGGGCGGGCAAGCCCAGCCGCACCTTGCCGATCAGGACTTCCGGCACATAGGCCTTGAGGTAGAGCCGGTCCAGGTCAACGACCTCGAAAAGCGGCGTGCCGGCGGCCACAACCTCGCCGACATCGACCATCCGGGTCGTGACGGTTCCGTCGGCCGGGGCGAGAATCGTGAGGTCGGCCAAAATACTTTGGGCTTCGTTCAGGACCGCCTCGGCCTGATCCCGCTGGCGCTCGAGCGCCGCGATCTCCTCTTCCTTGGCGCGGATCCGTTTCCAGCCCAATTCCGCCTGCGCCAGCTCCTTCGTCGCCTTGGCGAGCCCGGATTGAGCGGCGGCCACGTCGTTCCGCGCGACGGTCCAACGGGCGCTGGCCTGGTCGTACTGTTGTCGGGCCACAGCCTGATCAGGGAGCAGGTTGCGGAATCGTTGCTCGTCGCGCCGGGCCTCCTGCTCGACCGCCTTGGCCTTTTCCAGTTCCGCCTTGGCTTGGTCCACATGGGACTGAGCCGATTCGATGGCCAACGGCACCTCCAGATTCAATACCGCCAGGGTCGTATGGGCCGCCTGCACTTGCGCTTCGATCGCTTCCCAGGCATGGCGAGCCTGATCGACCCGCGCGGCGGTCTGGACGTCGTCAAGCCGGACCATCACTTGGCCCGCCGTGACCATGTGCCCCTCTCGGACCAACAGTTCTTGGACGCGCCCCGGAAATTTGCTCGCGACCGTGAGATGATCGCCTTCGATGCGGCCGTTGGTTTGAATCAACCCTTCCGGCAGGCCGGCCTTCCAGAGACCGCGACCGAACAGAAACGCGCCGCCGATCCCAACCAGCACGATCGCCAGCCCGATGATGAGAACACCACGCCTGAGGTTCATGATGCGGATTGCGTCACACGATAGGCCGGTGAACGCCTTGCCGCTCCGGCAACCCGGCATCGGCCGGTCTCTTCCTGGCCAGCGGACGTTTCACAGCGTCTTGTGCGTGCCGTCGCAGAAGGGCGGATTGCCGGTGTGCTTGCATTGACATAAGGCCACCTGCTTGCGCTCCGCGATGGTGAATTCAAGCGGAGCAAACTCCGATCCCGTATGAGAGCCATCGCAAAAGGGCTGCGTCTTGGACCGTCCGCAACGGCACCAATA
The DNA window shown above is from Nitrospira tepida and carries:
- a CDS encoding universal stress protein, which encodes MTARPDHAPRTILLATDFQAPARKAFAHAVSLAARFHAKLVILHVMKAVAAGPHGSGLGSRYLGPIKTAAMLELGRLARAAQHAGVKTETRLLCGIPWACILDAAEKMRPELIALGTHGKVGWDRLQLGSTAEAVVREAPCPVLTVHAMVSGDAFRHPARVRLRKFLVGTDLSGSTPVVLRHAAGLAKRLDASLLLVHAFGPGAKRRGMNQTFAMKKGTNVLSQDRRRQELNRWLSMLQAQGLPVEGRCLAGLPVETILGEAARWEADVVIVGTAGRRGLSRLMLGSVAEGVIRRAGCPVLVVGAAVSRKQPRHRGRS
- a CDS encoding ABC-type transport auxiliary lipoprotein family protein, with protein sequence MKGWRASRLAARMLAAGGLCCVLAGCFSVPRETRETVRTFVLTLDAQSNGADAPPAKPGAGLLVVNVPQAQPGFESPNMAYVQRPYEIGYYAAHQWAEAPSRMLQPLLVRTLERTGVWRAVMAMPTSVRGDVRLDLDQVVLVQEFLQRPSRVLVSLRAQLIAMPSYQVVGIRRFEMSEPAPTDDAYGGAVAANRALQILLKDLGDWAAGCVNARPAGAC
- a CDS encoding MlaD family protein — its product is MEPRVKYIVVGSFIAALGVATLAGVLWLGKSDYRGQYDRYYVYTHESVSGLSENSIVRYRGVEVGRVKEIVLNPDNPEEVRITLDLVSGTPVKTDTVAILVTQGLTGLVTLNLNGGSRDAPPLTVEGQQEYPVIKSAPSLFGRLDMALSRLLSEQGLSQLVTSLTTLSQNAARVVDDENRAVLKQMLKDLAEMTHTLAARSDRLDRGVVGAAQAAENLASMTESLNKQIPSLVERINKSAAALQTMTEELAQTSRAVGAVVRDSQPELQQFTRQTLVETGQLVTEMRQLTATLQQVARQLEREPSSLVFGKGRGPRGPGE
- a CDS encoding ABC transporter ATP-binding protein → MIQADSSAAVAASPIIEVSHVSTRFGTAVVHRDVSLSVRPGEIFAIAGGSGCGKSVLMREIIGLHRPTSGTVRLFGLDSATYRAGRAPALYQRFGVMFQQGALFSSLTLEDNVAVPLREFTSLSERLIRDIVAVKLAAVGLPMDSGPKYPAELSGGMRKRGALARAIAMDPELLFLDEPTSGLDPMSSAGIDELILNLKSLLGLTVVMVTHDLDLLWRVADRVAVIGDGRVLGIGTMAELSRSEEPGVKQYFHGPRGRGAAAKHAWNPESNT
- a CDS encoding MlaE family ABC transporter permease, yielding MNQHAAPMIRVDQDGVVHCDGAWTVAQLADLEPAVEACVWPPVKHLKWDTSGMTAMDAGGAVLMYRTMAELQRRGYAVTVQGVRKEFGRLLERVGQTWAVTKELPAARLGPLERLGAGAWTAGLNLVQALAFLGESASAGGRLALAPGHIRWRTVFRNVELDGVNALPITGLLTFLMGVVIAYQGAEQLRQFGANIFVVDLVGISLLREIAPIIVAILLAGRSGSAYAAEIGTMRVTEELDAIRTLGLSPIDLLVMPRVLALIIAMPLLTVYADALGVFGGMLIALSELNVSFTEFISRFEEAVALRHFLIGIGKAPFFALIIALVGCYQGFQIQGGVDQVGRRTTMSVVQSIFLVIVFDAFCSILFNWWNV
- a CDS encoding DUF1207 domain-containing protein; amino-acid sequence: MAATGSGARRWLWTTVAAVTVVCWSGLVLAAGPGPDGSGDKEERPAVDCRYESGAAGDEATEARSKGVPFPSDDVFRPLFADPKQPQFFATYQAVRVRQANTSANIGSVGFGENFGLYSKRRGCNGWQVGILAGVFSQFNLDAPSSDLLNTDFVVGIPVSWRSGLVSLRARLYHQSSHLGDEFLLGNPGLNRVNLSFEEAEALLSLDAPGGWGRIYAGGGYLLHRTPDLERGKAQWGVELRGPTMRSLLFGETVGALRVTPVLGADFKSFEELAWNVNTNAVAGIEWSRETGTRRFRLLFNYYRGFNPYGQFFNQKIETFGVGLYLAF
- a CDS encoding ABC transporter permease, encoding MSGPGAIPVRRAALWWRRLAVMTRKELWQLFRDIPLMGFLLYSFTLSVYITGSGIQTQLRNAGLLVFDADHSLSSRELIHRFHAPYFRFDGEIANPDEGFQRLDRGRSMVLLDIPARFQESLLAGEPVALQLLVDTTNSPQGLSAAGYAARIVGQYGQEAALARIGAPDGSEPNLPVIASDHRVWYNQDQNETWFESISHLLRMITIFAMLLPAAALVREKERGTVEQLMVSPLTPMQIMLSKVLAMTAVILCAVAVALFGVMRPVFGVPVKGSVPLFFALTVLFVFSTAGMGLFAATVTRNQAQVGMMTLLVVAPMLLLSGITTPLEAMPAWVRNLMALSPLRYFIEITHGILLKGAGLQILWQPVLAMTALGGTLFGIGTWRFRKQFA
- a CDS encoding ABC transporter permease; protein product: MTFRRVAAVASKEWRETTRDRMFLLLAFLMPALWMVVFGYGLVLDVEQIPFVAVDRDQSELSRDYLYRFIQSRYFSYRGSLAGEAEADAWLLSGKARAVIIVPEKFQERLRSGLPVSVQTLLDGTFPLRTDITKGYVVAINGALNEELLADHLSRNRGLTRAKARELARPVTLEVRYLYNEEVRSTWSTVPALVMLSLMVSSPLLTALGVVREKETGSIYNIYSATVSRLEFLAGKLLPYVAISLINVVVLWLMAVLLFAVPFKGNPLLFFASSFVFVLASTGIGLVISLLVRTQQAALIITVVVSTVPTILFSGLVVPVSSLSRAAQFQAHLFPGMYHTNIVRGTFLKDVGPAVLWTDVLALALYAAVLGIVGYRLFSKRPRS
- a CDS encoding ATP-binding cassette domain-containing protein is translated as MADDQTIVRVSGFVKRYKRHVAVQGVDLEVRRGEIYGLIGPDGSGKSSLMKAIAGVLSYEAGEVEVFGIRVDSERAAEQVKQRIGFLPQGLGLNLYPELSVEENIDFFARLRLVPEAELRERKARLLAMTRLDRFRDRPMKQLSGGMKQKLGLICTLIHEPELAILDEPTTGVDPVSRRDFWIILAELLQERGMTALVSTAYMDEAARFHRLSFLSQGVTLTVGRPADILAMVPGVKVVLQATLQLEALERLKREFPQAEALGPAIHVFLQDPDPATAVRRVQAVLGEFPAPHIRTEASELEDVFVALLLRQSGQTGQAAAAEWTPPASERNTHEGVAIEAKDLSRDFGAFRAVDRVGFRVKQGEIFGLLGANGAGKTTVIKMLTGILPPSEGEGWVAGADMRGAAGTIKERIGYMSQAFSLYLDLTVVENIRLFAGIYGLSGRETRERLEWILAMAGLKGYETDLTGRLPMGVRQRLALGCALVHRPRVLFLDEPTSGVDPIGRRRFWDILSRLSREDGVAILITTHYMSEAEHCDHLALMYAGRVVAEGAPADMKSRVEEEAGRLLEIRTDQPSPALKRLEQAGYAGAALFGTNIHLLASDPAREESRIRRMLEAERIRVDAVTQLPLSLEDVFVYRVMSLERQERRTAKEAAA